From Solanum stenotomum isolate F172 chromosome 2, ASM1918654v1, whole genome shotgun sequence:
ACAATATATTTCTTCACTCCACATGTGATCTTAATTTACAGAagctcttttcttttctaagtTTTCAACCATACAAAACATTCTAATCCGTTACATAATAACATTACCTCAAAAAGGCCTATTGGATACACAAATTAGGATTAGCATTTAACTTAATGACACACTTTGGGTAgcaataaaacaaattaaaaacgGTTTTCTCTAacaaattgacttaaaaaaaaaaaaaactttagtaCATTAGTATGATTTGATAGGTGTATTGAAACTTAAGAACTCCcatttcacttttcttttttatgacgGTGGTATCCGAGCCAGCTTGAGTGAACACAACAAATCCACCAAACAGCCTAACTACAGTCCACAAGCACAGTGCCAATTAAACCCACGTATGAATTTTAGCTGGGATTTGAACCTGAGATCTCCGGTTAATTTACTTCAAATACCTCAAAAATAGGAATTCAAcatacaaaaacaataataacacaattcaCATATCCCTATTTATTGGAATTAGAGTGGGAAAAATAGGAACTTACAGATCGACTATCGTCGGAGAAAGATAGGAAGAGAAGCAAGCAGTGGTTGCAGTTCAATCTATTCGCAACTTGGGCTTTAGTCTCAACTGGAGAGTGCTATTTTAAGCATTGTATCTTAATCTAATAGTAGTAACAATGAAAACCCTAATTCATGATTTTACccaattaaatttgaataatattttttgtttacattaaaaaaaaagtaaaattatatatCATCTTGTGATTTGTGACAATGATTATATAACTTCATTTTCTTTGGGGTCAATTTGTTAGGTGGGTTTGAAAACTTGTCTCATTCTCTcttaaaaatgtttgaaaaagtaaaaaaccATTATTCCCCTCGTGGGAAATTTTATTGCGTATAGAATTTAAGGAGAAAATCATCACTGTTATAACCTAAATATAATACTCCTTTTGTTCAATAATAATTGTCCAATGTTGACTTGACACACtccttaagaaacaataaataatacggctaatattattatattatcatttgactttattaaatttaatgttttgagaaatgtgttagatgatacataaatcataatatttaatagcagaattaaaaaatacacaaaaagtaaaatatcttttgattttctaaattgaacaagtattgttggacaatGACAACTATTATTGGAGAGATGaagtatcataatataattttttttgtaatttgtaataGGATTAAATTTGTTATGGTATTCATTTGTGCATGTATAAAAACTTCTCGTcacaaataaaatgataagatTAAATTCAATTAACTCTGAATTTAAGTTGTTATCACATAGCTGatgatttgtttctttttaataataatattgataagTATCTTAACTCTTATTGTTCCATATGACATAGCGTGTAAGGCAGGCTTGTAAGCTAAGCTATACTTAAACGCAACAGCATCATacctaaattaatttaaatacacaACTTTAACAAGACAgttgtaaattttttaatattatctaCCATATATATGGTATACCAAACAAAAATAGTTCTAGGTTGTCACTAATCAACATCAAACAgatatacattaaaaaattctCCAACAGACTAATTGACTGGTTTATAAGAGAGTCCAACTTCTAGAAAGCGCgcacaaaatatattatattcattcaCCTAAATGATAATAACCACAAATAAAGATGGGTTACCtccaacatttttaaaaaacactcACTATACATACTATATAGAAATTCTTTACACTGTCAGTGTTGGGGAGGAGGGGGAGTTGCATGGGTGGAAAGACGCATTATAAATAACTCACATGATAAACCAGCAAATATAACATATGTCTAATCTATTACTTTTGCTATTATATGAGGCACTTTCACCAAATCCTCATATAACAGTGACAAGAGCCAAGTTGGGTTGAGACCAAAGAAACATGAATTTTACTTTCACATAATATCATGTTGAAATTTCTTGTAATAGCACACAAAGTTGACAGTGACTCTGAGAATGGAGGTAGAATCCAACGCTAGTTATTCAGTCCCCAGTCGTAAGGTTGGTACACCACCTTCAGCTGACTGTTGGCAAGCAACTCTAGCAAAGCTTGAGATACCGATGAATCCAAGTAATTTGCAGCATGTTTCAATACTTCAACCTCATTCTTCCCATAATCAACACTAAACCTGAGAATTGACAATAAAAATAGCAATTCTTAGTATGGTGTTATTGAAACTCTATGTTATGCAAGTTAAATCATCAGATATCCATATCATTGCATAGGGTTGCTACTAGAACGGGAGGGAGGATACACCCCTGAGGATTACACAAATGAATTAAGAACTCACCATCTCAAGATTTTACTAACGTATGCAACCTTGGTACTAAGATCAACAATTAGTCCTCCATCTCTTAAGAAATCATGGGCAGACTCCACCAACTCTTTATCTATATTTCCAGGTGAATAACATCGAAGAGCAGGCCCAGATCGCATACCATTAACCAGGGCAAAATGAACAAGAGGCTCTGGATAAGGAAGAGCTACCTGCAAGCCAGAGATGGATTACGGGGATTAGACAGAGAATGGATCAAGAAACATTACATAATATAAATGAAGAGTTTCAAAATACAACCACGTGGTCAACACAACCACTAATTACTGCAGCTCCAATTCTATAACCAGATTGTGCTGTCAGCATTTGCACCAGAAGTCATGGAATCAAAAACTTGTACTATTATATATCAAGTCAaattataaccaaaaaaaagaagtcaaATTTATAACCAGTCCACTATTACAGCTTCTGCATGAAAACCCACAAGAACGGAAACAACAACTGGTACTGATGCAACATTACTCTTGAGCAACAATATATGCAGACAGGCAACAGCCCTCTCAAGATGTAGATTGACGATCAGCATAGTTACACTATATTCCTTCCAGAAAAGGGAATGGTTAAAACATAAAAGTGGCAGCAGAAAAAGTTCTATTATTTCTCCATCCTAGAAAagctaaaaatatattactcaGTGTTTCAACTAGAACAAAATGCTGACCACTAAAAGTACTTCATCTACTATAAACTTGAACCAAAGAAAACCACAACAAATTATGATAGATTAGCCTATCTTCAAGgatcaaatatattattgttccTTCAGATGTGAACCTTACCATTTGTGCTAGCTACAGTATAGCTCGTAATTAAATGGGAATAGTGCTTGGCAATAAAACAACTGAATAGACTGATATTTTGTCATCTGAACCACATTTGGATATGATCAAATGGATATCTGAAGGTGAAGAAGAGTAAATTACTGCCCAAATGAATGTCTGGTTCCCAAATTCTACATATGTAGGAATCCAAGATATAGCTGTGACCATGTAAACAGAGTCTTACCTTAAGACGCTTGTCTTTAACTCCAAATGGTTTGATTAGATTGTATGGTGGTCTCTGATTGCTCCTTAAGACTCCATTATGGATAGCTGATAGTGAATATGTGCACCCACCAATGACATATTTGAACTCTCCAAACAATTTTCTCCTCTCCATTGGTCCAGAGGGATGTCCCCAAACCAATATTGCATGAATGGCCATCATGTTGTAGAGATTAATAAAAAAGGCAAGCTTCTCCTCCCTGGGCATGTCTTTCAAGTTCACTCTTTGAAGCTCCTCGGTTGTTCTCAAGTACCTAGAAGAGCATCATTCAGTCGATACCAAGAAATACAAGTTCTACAAGCATGTGTACAGTGTACCCAAGTATGAACACACATTGGATATCATCCTGTGATCCTGTCAGCTTATGGAACCCAAGAAACCAACCTTGCAAATTCCTCACTGCCGTGGATGCTTCTATAATCAACATGTCTTCCATCTTCTGATGCATAAGCTTCAAAAATTGCATGAGACAAAAATCTCAATCGAGATGAAATTTCTATTATGGGTTTGGGCTTCACTTCTGTTAAACCCCTTGGTATGTTCTGACACTGAGATACAAAGGGATCATCATCAAGGAAACGATACAGACTGTTTCCATCTTCAAACACATTTTCACTGTAAAAAACAAGGAACGGGGACACATATCAGACTGATTAGACACTGAGACAAAAACATGTACACACTGTAGAGatggatgaaaagaaaaaacagatACTTACTCTAGTACATGTTGAAAGAAAAGATTGATTGCAAGCTTCCTACCAAATTCAACAGCCTAAAGGACAAAATCAATTAGTGTTATGATCCACAGCACGAAAGATGTTTCTAAAAGCGAAAAGATCATATAAGAAACAAGGCGGATGGGAATTTTAAGCAAGAAGCAAGAAGTGATACATGTTTTTGACATGAAGTACATTATTTAACAAAAATACACATATTACCTAACAAATATGCATTTTAGATTTATAGCATAAGATTGCAATTGAAATACCAAGTCCAACATCCAGTATACAATAATGACAATATTAGTCcaacaacttaatatatattattatatgtaaTTTCTACAAGGCCAAGGAAAGATAAATTCAATCGCATAATAGATCTTTTAAATCTCAGTAAAACGACCATAAAATTAATTGATTGATGCATTCAGTATGGTATTTAATCAATTTAGTAACTATGAATCTGTAATAAGAAAGTAGAAGAGGAATGCAAAAGAGACATCCAAGATCAAAGTAGCAGAAAAAGAGAACCCAAAACTAGAATAAGAAGAAGGAAGTATTCATTGTTAGAAGATGAAAAATGCAGAGAGAGAAGTGTATCAAAGGAATAGAGAAACTGAAAAAGTGATATAGAGAAGGCTGAACACGGTAGAGACTAGAGAGAAAAGTCTTGGTACTTAAATAGATTGTTTCACAcattctctctctttctttttcatattttaaggTCATATAATCAGCGTCAACGTTTTGCACCTCATCGTATGAACATACACTTGCTTCACCCATGAAGGGATTACTCCTTGTGTAGCATCTCCCTATCGCTTTAACTGGTGAAGAGATGATTTGTAATAATACAGCACACAGATATGGTGTGGACTAACAATATGGATTCTTCTTGCTTTCTAGTTCCATATCTTCTAAAGATGAAGGGATTACTCCTCGTGTAGCATCTCCCTATCGCTTTAACTGGTGAAGAGATGATTTGTAATAATACAGCACACAGATATGGTGTGGACTAACAATATGGATTCTTCTTGCTTTCTAGTTCCATATCTTATGAAGATTATGGAAACTAACTAGATGGATTTCTTCATCTCTTGTGATTCCATTTTTTCGTCTACCAATAGGCACCAGTGCATAAATATTTGCTGTGGAATAAACAAATTTAGAGGGCATCCAAACATGAGGCATACTACTACACAGTGATCATTGGTACTCAGTTCACTCCCCATcaaaatttctttcaaattttgatttcaacAGTAAAATCTCCAGTATTCTATCAGGAAAATGTGAACATTGATGCTCTCAGGCGACATACATATTTCGAGTAAACATAATGAAAGGAGACTTTCAGGatttaaagagaaaataatcACATCAAATATGTGTGTGTAAAATCTAACCATCTATCAAACCAATATCTTTTAGTTTTCAGTCCAATAATTGAGGTCATGGAATGAACATGTTCTATATAACAATACTAAAATACAATTCCAAGAACAGTTGATGTATGAAAACTAAATTGCACGTAGAAATAAATATGTAACAATAAGACACAAGAAAAGAAATGAGTTTTAGTCAAGAAAGAAATACTTGAATATAAAACATGAATAATCCTACAGGGGTACTATCTACAATCTACATAATTATTGAGTATTAACCTGGTGACATCAGACCTcagataatacatatataatgatTTCAAGAAGAAGTTTCACTCTGGTTTATGAAGAAAATATTAGTAATAGTTACAAACAACAAGACATGGAATATTAAGCATCAAAGCAAAGCCTAACTAGACATGGATTAACAGCCATAATTCACATGTTGCGAAACTTTGCTATGGTTACCATAAGTTGAGGTCAACAAGCAACTTTAGAAGATCCCCTAGGTTTGATTAGTTTGTTCTAGAGGAATCTTGAGCTTTAAAAGAATCAAATTATAGAGTACCGCATCTGTAGATATTATTAGTAGCTGACAGTAATAGAAACAAATATTATTGACCATTTTTATGATCACTTATTTTAACCCAGTTAGCATAAGCTAATTCTTTATGCAATTTGAAAACTGACCTCTTCCCTTTCCAAGTACTGATCTTCTGACAGGAAGTCCACAGCTTCTGATCCCAGGAAACAGTTGGTGAATCTGCGCAGCTTATAAAACCGGTCTTTCAAAGCAATAGactgtttcatttttttaacaataacaGCTAGCTCATCGATAGACCCACTACTAGACAAATCATCTTCACCAGAAAGAGGTGGTAGAGGAGCTTCAAATGATGGTGCTTCATCAACTACATATTCAATCTTCTCTGAGAGCTTTCCAGACTCATCCAAGCTCTTTAGCTCACTCCATCCCCCTATTAAAACTTCATTAAAGAACACTCTAGGAACAACAGAATCACCAGCAATTTTCTCCAGCTCCATCTTTCTACTAGGATACACATCAATGTTGACCTCAACATATCTGAGTCTTTTCCGGTGTAGAAAAAGTCTTGCCTCTTTACTTTCGTGGCATCCCAACCTTGTATACAATATAATCCTTCCCTTCATGGCTATTGGTAAAACTGCTTCTGGTGAGACCTCTGTCTCCACAAGTCTGTTTCCGGTGTCATCACGTAAAATCCCAATTAAGCTAAGGGGATTCCATCCAGTCCGTTCTGCAGTTTTCTGAGACACGGCTTGCATTTCATGTTCTTGTGATGCAACAGCACTCTTCTCATAGCATTTACTCTTATCTTCTTCAGTTGTAACATCTTGCCCGTCATCACTTTTACCAGAAAGGCGGCGTAGAACAGTACTCACCGCAATTGTACTCTTCGATCTAACAAAGTTTGTAAGAGCCACTGCCTTCTCAGGCCAAACATATCCCTGTGCCTCTGAGTCACGGTGTGCAGAACAGGCTGATAAACTCCTATTAACACCCATCCCAGGTTCTTCTGTTCCATCAAATACAGGTTCTGCTTCCTCCTCATAAACAacttcgtcgagattcttgttAGTTTCGCGGAGACTTTTCAAGTCCACTTTGACACAATCAGTCTTCTTTCCACTCAAACCAGACATCTCTGCTTCGGAGCGTTCCTGTCCACTTTTTAACGATTTTAGTTCCCCTAGGATGAGAACTTGATCTAAGTCAGGTTTATCAATCTCATTTTTATTAGCAAGTGAAGAACTAGACGTGCTTTCACCTAAAGAATTCTCCTTCCCCGGTTCATTAATTGTATCAACCTGACTTTTTTCAGCACCAGAATGTAAAATAGAATTATCAACAGAAATTTTCTTTTCCTGTTCATCCATTCGATCATTCACAGTATTCACCTCCTGCAGAACATCTGGTATACTCCCTAAATTCCTCTGGCtagaaactttattttttaCAGATTCATTGTTAAGAATAGGTTCATTTGCTTCCTTTTCAGCAGCAGGATGATTGACTGAACCTTCCATAATAGCATCTTCTTTTTCCATGACGCGAGTCTACTATCATGGGAAAGTTAACAGCCACAGTGAGTTTCTTAATTTGGCAGCTGCCAAAAactaaccaaataaaaaaaagttataagttCCAAGAAATTTATGAACAAAGCAAGAGGCATCTCTCATGTGAGAGAAACACGTTTAAACAAACATCTACTTTTTATTCTACTTCCAATCACAACACAACTATATGAAACCTGTAATTCCTACACTGgaccaacaacaacatacctaatGGAATCCCACTTGTGGTCTATGGAGGGTAGAATGTACGCAACCTTGCCCCTACCATATGAGGGTAGAGAGGCTGTCTCCGATAAACCCTATGCTCGGAACCATAGCAACACATTAATCTCAGTACGAAAAACTTATTTCCtccactatttttttatatgaccAGTCAGCTTTCGCGCAACTTCACTAATTCCACCCAATATTTCCTCCACTATTCTTAGCTTActgttttcacttttttcaaGTACACTGTACTAGACATTTCTACGCTACCCTCATCAAAAAACCAAAAATCTTCAATCCTCCATTAATCAACATTGAAAACATCAGTTAATCTAAATCTTCTAACATAACGAATT
This genomic window contains:
- the LOC125854882 gene encoding uncharacterized protein LOC125854882, with protein sequence MEKEDAIMEGSVNHPAAEKEANEPILNNESVKNKVSSQRNLGSIPDVLQEVNTVNDRMDEQEKKISVDNSILHSGAEKSQVDTINEPGKENSLGESTSSSSLANKNEIDKPDLDQVLILGELKSLKSGQERSEAEMSGLSGKKTDCVKVDLKSLRETNKNLDEVVYEEEAEPVFDGTEEPGMGVNRSLSACSAHRDSEAQGYVWPEKAVALTNFVRSKSTIAVSTVLRRLSGKSDDGQDVTTEEDKSKCYEKSAVASQEHEMQAVSQKTAERTGWNPLSLIGILRDDTGNRLVETEVSPEAVLPIAMKGRIILYTRLGCHESKEARLFLHRKRLRYVEVNIDVYPSRKMELEKIAGDSVVPRVFFNEVLIGGWSELKSLDESGKLSEKIEYVVDEAPSFEAPLPPLSGEDDLSSSGSIDELAVIVKKMKQSIALKDRFYKLRRFTNCFLGSEAVDFLSEDQYLEREEAVEFGRKLAINLFFQHVLDENVFEDGNSLYRFLDDDPFVSQCQNIPRGLTEVKPKPIIEISSRLRFLSHAIFEAYASEDGRHVDYRSIHGSEEFARYLRTTEELQRVNLKDMPREEKLAFFINLYNMMAIHAILVWGHPSGPMERRKLFGEFKYVIGGCTYSLSAIHNGVLRSNQRPPYNLIKPFGVKDKRLKVALPYPEPLVHFALVNGMRSGPALRCYSPGNIDKELVESAHDFLRDGGLIVDLSTKVAYVSKILRWFSVDYGKNEVEVLKHAANYLDSSVSQALLELLANSQLKVVYQPYDWGLNN